The Vidua macroura isolate BioBank_ID:100142 chromosome 9, ASM2450914v1, whole genome shotgun sequence genome has a window encoding:
- the GLMN gene encoding glomulin isoform X2, with product MPEEHSQTIMAVDELLAIIQRCQILEEADFKGEDFNLFQVAGQKCLEDGYAAQLLEVIQNEKNKVIIKNMGWNLISPLVRCIFMYKQEDDKREHCLRILDQLAQLCNPKELFLGLLEQIEQTSGEQVCQTVMLLLQPLQTVLLKLQNKKAYSVGLSLAMIMNQLTPLPVPYTKQQIQEDRLGLCQCCNAVVDFAKPFVNEVVKNMEKSSEYNDMELKEELIKFCMKSLKYPLLTAQLEQLEGIEEHPFRHFAAEIIDILWNIGELIPLVFVRHKGKSPHWENQEFADIERKNSADSLACLSYLMFVQHFGVECFPVVFSPSYLLLCNMTHIEVLLKRTEESVLSKGLDLFESCLLRMEDNSLLHHYLELRDFINVPQDLVKIMTLCPMEHMRKKSLNILQLLIDKFDTEGKYTLFRCLLKTSNHAGVEGYIIKNIKDQIHLALTEYDNIWFTGHHLISLLDLVLSLPEGAETDLLQNSDRIMASLNLLRYLVIKDCESDNQTGVWTTLGKIEQNFLKPLRVGLNMSKAHYEAEIKNKKENRKEAQSSNTVCSLTVSGEKMPAMTTGMQLQVLHSALFTFDLIESVLARVEELIEVKTKAVMDENS from the exons ATGCCAGAAGAACACAGTCAAACTATAATGGCAGTTGATGAACTTCTAGCCATAATACAAAGATGC caAATTCTGGAAGAAGCTGATTTCAAAGGAGAAGATTTTAATCTGTTTCAGGTAGCAGGTCAGAAATGTTTGGAAGATGGATATGCAGCTCAATTATTAGAAGTAattcaaaatgagaaaaacaag GTTATCATCAAGAATATGGGTTGGAATCTGATTTCTCCTCTTGTTAGATGTATTTTTATGTACaaacaagaagatgataagCGAGAACACTGCCTGAGGATACTAGATCAGTTGGCACAG CTCTGCAATCCAAAGGAACTTTTTTTGGGTTTACTTGAGCAGATTGAGCAGACCTCTGGAGAGCAAGTGTGTCAAACTGTCATGTTACTGCTTCAGCCTTTGCAGACAG tGCTTTTGAAACTTCAGAACAAGAAGGCCTATTCAGTGGGTTTGTCATTGGCCATGATTATGAATCAGCTCACTCCCTTACCTGTACCTTacacaaaacaacaaatacAAGAAGATAGGCTTGGTCTCTGTCAGTGTTGCAATGCAGTGGTGGACTTTGCGAAACCTTTTGTGAATGAAGTtgttaaaaatatggaaaagtcATCAGAATACAATGACATGGAGCTGAAAGAAGAATTAATAAAATT ctgtatGAAAAGCCTGAAATACCCATTATTGACAGCTCAGCTTGAACAACTTGAGGGCATTGAAGAACATCCTTTTCGACATTTTGCAGCTGAAATTATA gacATTTTGTGGAATATAGGAGAATTGATTCCATTAGTGTTTGTACGTCATAAAGGCAAAAGTCCACACTGGGAGAATCAGGAGTTTGCAGACATAGAGCGAAAGAATTCTGCTGATTCTTTGGCGTGTCTGTCATATCTGATGTTTGTTCAGCATTTTGGTGTTGAATGCTTTCCAGTGGTTTTTAG TCCTTCATACCTTCTGCTGTGCAATATGACACATATTGAAGTGCTGCTGAAAAG aacaGAAGAATCTGTATTATCTAAAGGACTA GATCTGTTTGAGAGCTGTTTATTGAGAATGGAAGATAACAGCCTTCTCCATCACTATCTAGAACTCAGAGACTTTATTAATGTACCTCAG GATTTGGTGAAGATTATGACTCTGTGTCCCATGGAGCATATG AGAAAGAAgagtttaaatattttgcagttgTTAATAGACAAGTTTGATACAGAGGGAAAATACACATTATTCAG gTGTTTACTGAAGACAAGCAACCATGCTGGTGTGGAAGgatacattattaaaaatataaaagatcaGATTCACTTAGCATTAACG gagTATGACAACATTTGGTTTACAGGACATCATCTGATCTCCCTTCTAGATTTAGTACTTTCACTTCCAGAAGGTGCTGAGACTGATCTTCTGCAAAATTCAGACAG GATTATGGCATCACTGAATCTGCTGAGATACTTAGTCATTAAGGATTGTGAAAGTGACAATCAA ACTGGTGTATGGACCACGCTTGGCAAGATAGAGCAGAATTTCTTAAAACCGCTGCGTGTAGGACTCAATATGTCAAAAGCACATTATGAAGCAGAAATtaagaataagaaagaaaacagaaaag AGGCACAAAGTTCTAACACAGTTTGCTCTCTAACTGTTAGTGGGGAAAAGATGCCTGCCATGACTACTGGAATGCAGCTTCAA GTTTTACACTCAGCTCTCTTCACATTTGACTTAATAGAAAGTGTTCTAGCTCGGGTAGAAGAACTCATTgaagtgaaaacaaaagctgtaaTGGATGAAAATAGTTAA
- the GLMN gene encoding glomulin isoform X1, with the protein MPEEHSQTIMAVDELLAIIQRCQILEEADFKGEDFNLFQVAGQKCLEDGYAAQLLEVIQNEKNKVIIKNMGWNLISPLVRCIFMYKQEDDKREHCLRILDQLAQLCNPKELFLGLLEQIEQTSGEQVCQTVMLLLQPLQTVLLKLQNKKAYSVGLSLAMIMNQLTPLPVPYTKQQIQEDRLGLCQCCNAVVDFAKPFVNEVVKNMEKSSEYNDMELKEELIKFCMKSLKYPLLTAQLEQLEGIEEHPFRHFAAEIIDILWNIGELIPLVFVRHKGKSPHWENQEFADIERKNSADSLACLSYLMFVQHFGVECFPVVFSPSYLLLCNMTHIEVLLKRTEESVLSKGLDLFESCLLRMEDNSLLHHYLELRDFINVPQDLVKIMTLCPMEHMRKKSLNILQLLIDKFDTEGKYTLFRCLLKTSNHAGVEGYIIKNIKDQIHLALTKEYDNIWFTGHHLISLLDLVLSLPEGAETDLLQNSDRIMASLNLLRYLVIKDCESDNQTGVWTTLGKIEQNFLKPLRVGLNMSKAHYEAEIKNKKENRKEAQSSNTVCSLTVSGEKMPAMTTGMQLQVLHSALFTFDLIESVLARVEELIEVKTKAVMDENS; encoded by the exons ATGCCAGAAGAACACAGTCAAACTATAATGGCAGTTGATGAACTTCTAGCCATAATACAAAGATGC caAATTCTGGAAGAAGCTGATTTCAAAGGAGAAGATTTTAATCTGTTTCAGGTAGCAGGTCAGAAATGTTTGGAAGATGGATATGCAGCTCAATTATTAGAAGTAattcaaaatgagaaaaacaag GTTATCATCAAGAATATGGGTTGGAATCTGATTTCTCCTCTTGTTAGATGTATTTTTATGTACaaacaagaagatgataagCGAGAACACTGCCTGAGGATACTAGATCAGTTGGCACAG CTCTGCAATCCAAAGGAACTTTTTTTGGGTTTACTTGAGCAGATTGAGCAGACCTCTGGAGAGCAAGTGTGTCAAACTGTCATGTTACTGCTTCAGCCTTTGCAGACAG tGCTTTTGAAACTTCAGAACAAGAAGGCCTATTCAGTGGGTTTGTCATTGGCCATGATTATGAATCAGCTCACTCCCTTACCTGTACCTTacacaaaacaacaaatacAAGAAGATAGGCTTGGTCTCTGTCAGTGTTGCAATGCAGTGGTGGACTTTGCGAAACCTTTTGTGAATGAAGTtgttaaaaatatggaaaagtcATCAGAATACAATGACATGGAGCTGAAAGAAGAATTAATAAAATT ctgtatGAAAAGCCTGAAATACCCATTATTGACAGCTCAGCTTGAACAACTTGAGGGCATTGAAGAACATCCTTTTCGACATTTTGCAGCTGAAATTATA gacATTTTGTGGAATATAGGAGAATTGATTCCATTAGTGTTTGTACGTCATAAAGGCAAAAGTCCACACTGGGAGAATCAGGAGTTTGCAGACATAGAGCGAAAGAATTCTGCTGATTCTTTGGCGTGTCTGTCATATCTGATGTTTGTTCAGCATTTTGGTGTTGAATGCTTTCCAGTGGTTTTTAG TCCTTCATACCTTCTGCTGTGCAATATGACACATATTGAAGTGCTGCTGAAAAG aacaGAAGAATCTGTATTATCTAAAGGACTA GATCTGTTTGAGAGCTGTTTATTGAGAATGGAAGATAACAGCCTTCTCCATCACTATCTAGAACTCAGAGACTTTATTAATGTACCTCAG GATTTGGTGAAGATTATGACTCTGTGTCCCATGGAGCATATG AGAAAGAAgagtttaaatattttgcagttgTTAATAGACAAGTTTGATACAGAGGGAAAATACACATTATTCAG gTGTTTACTGAAGACAAGCAACCATGCTGGTGTGGAAGgatacattattaaaaatataaaagatcaGATTCACTTAGCATTAACG aaggagTATGACAACATTTGGTTTACAGGACATCATCTGATCTCCCTTCTAGATTTAGTACTTTCACTTCCAGAAGGTGCTGAGACTGATCTTCTGCAAAATTCAGACAG GATTATGGCATCACTGAATCTGCTGAGATACTTAGTCATTAAGGATTGTGAAAGTGACAATCAA ACTGGTGTATGGACCACGCTTGGCAAGATAGAGCAGAATTTCTTAAAACCGCTGCGTGTAGGACTCAATATGTCAAAAGCACATTATGAAGCAGAAATtaagaataagaaagaaaacagaaaag AGGCACAAAGTTCTAACACAGTTTGCTCTCTAACTGTTAGTGGGGAAAAGATGCCTGCCATGACTACTGGAATGCAGCTTCAA GTTTTACACTCAGCTCTCTTCACATTTGACTTAATAGAAAGTGTTCTAGCTCGGGTAGAAGAACTCATTgaagtgaaaacaaaagctgtaaTGGATGAAAATAGTTAA